From Fibrobacter sp. UWB16, one genomic window encodes:
- a CDS encoding O-antigen polymerase: MLSWAIAYPVSSALFLVVIFCLFQSWWFKKDFFSPLNVYCFTQCITLAISYFQIDRAMSDFHLFTWGVWLLGGLSFTGGCVVARLYAKSKGLPVQIHPAVCPKQYNWTYHLMLSFVVFFVFLIGVYGIYHKVGTLVIFTPNPAKWMTKYIDYGYFSLLFNSGPLCVLLFGVASFKKYNNIVWIRRVAFVMVFVTIAVNLMAYPNRTSLFFNFGFFLIFVNYLYKRISPIVIASLLVIAIIVFISIGSLRDQYGGGSVQGKALSVVVELPYKYLANNYWNLDYVLNPPNDREIHPHTYGIDFFNGIFEYAKLTGSFRSSFRWDDAFNERIQKVVGFNTVNYLWDVYKDFHLFGVLFLPFLCGLGLTVLHLRLCRPFTPRQILMYTYFIYFVGWWFFTSGYKQGIYCIWGMVIFTVSTICTVKTGSAKPAVLAECESGRAKPPSLTTSH, translated from the coding sequence TCTTTTTCTGGTAGTCATTTTTTGCCTATTTCAGTCGTGGTGGTTCAAGAAGGATTTCTTTAGCCCGCTGAATGTCTATTGCTTTACGCAGTGTATTACGCTTGCCATATCGTATTTCCAGATCGATAGGGCGATGTCGGATTTTCACTTGTTTACCTGGGGCGTCTGGCTTCTGGGAGGGCTCTCGTTTACGGGGGGCTGCGTTGTCGCCAGGCTCTATGCGAAATCGAAAGGGCTTCCGGTCCAGATCCACCCTGCAGTATGTCCGAAGCAGTACAACTGGACATACCACTTGATGCTGTCGTTTGTCGTCTTCTTCGTTTTCCTGATTGGCGTCTATGGCATTTACCACAAGGTCGGGACTCTTGTCATCTTTACGCCGAACCCGGCCAAGTGGATGACGAAGTATATTGATTACGGTTACTTCTCACTGTTGTTCAATAGCGGCCCTTTGTGTGTCCTGCTTTTTGGTGTCGCTTCCTTTAAGAAGTACAATAACATTGTATGGATTCGCCGTGTCGCATTTGTGATGGTATTTGTGACGATTGCCGTTAACCTGATGGCGTACCCGAACAGAACGTCGCTTTTCTTCAATTTCGGATTTTTCCTGATTTTTGTGAATTACCTGTACAAGAGGATTTCGCCGATAGTGATTGCGTCTTTGTTGGTGATTGCGATTATTGTCTTTATTTCGATCGGTAGCCTTCGCGACCAGTATGGTGGCGGCTCGGTCCAGGGCAAGGCCTTGAGTGTCGTGGTGGAATTGCCTTACAAGTACTTGGCGAACAACTACTGGAATCTGGACTATGTGCTGAACCCGCCGAACGATAGGGAAATCCATCCGCATACATACGGGATAGATTTCTTTAACGGTATTTTTGAATATGCCAAGCTGACGGGTTCGTTCAGGAGCAGTTTCCGCTGGGATGACGCCTTTAACGAGAGGATCCAGAAGGTGGTGGGGTTCAATACGGTGAACTACCTTTGGGATGTCTATAAGGACTTTCATTTGTTCGGTGTTCTGTTCTTGCCGTTCCTGTGCGGGCTTGGGCTTACGGTACTCCATTTGCGCCTGTGCAGACCGTTTACTCCGCGCCAGATCTTGATGTACACTTACTTCATCTACTTTGTCGGATGGTGGTTCTTTACGTCGGGATACAAGCAGGGTATTTACTGCATCTGGGGCATGGTCATCTTTACCGTATCGACGATTTGTACGGTTAAGACTGGTTCAGCGAAGCCTGC